In the genome of Pirellulales bacterium, one region contains:
- the efp gene encoding elongation factor P, translating to MPSYNTSEFRKGLKVQMDGDPYHMIECNFVKPGKGQALYKCKLKNLLRGTVLDKTYKSGDTIEAADITEIEAQFLYRQTDKFVFMDNTSFEQYELNESQVDEAWKYLKEGMVCSMMLFNNNPISVTPPNHVVLKIEYCEPAVRGNTATNLTKPVKTETGAEFICPAFLEMGDSIRVDTRTGEYIERVRE from the coding sequence GTGCCCAGCTACAACACGAGTGAATTTCGCAAGGGTCTCAAGGTCCAGATGGACGGCGACCCGTATCACATGATCGAGTGCAACTTCGTCAAGCCAGGCAAGGGCCAGGCGTTGTACAAGTGCAAGCTCAAGAACCTGCTGCGCGGCACGGTGCTCGACAAGACCTACAAGAGCGGCGACACGATCGAGGCGGCCGACATTACGGAAATCGAGGCCCAGTTCCTCTATCGCCAGACCGACAAGTTCGTGTTCATGGACAACACGTCCTTCGAGCAGTACGAACTGAACGAGTCGCAGGTCGACGAGGCCTGGAAGTACCTCAAGGAGGGCATGGTTTGCAGCATGATGCTGTTCAACAACAATCCGATCAGCGTCACGCCGCCCAACCATGTGGTGCTGAAGATCGAGTACTGCGAGCCCGCGGTTCGCGGTAACACGGCCACGAACCTGACCAAGCCGGTCAAGACCGAAACGGGGGCCGAGTTTATCTGCCCGGCGTTCCTGGAGATGGGCGACTCGATTCGCGTCGACACGCGGACCGGCGAGTACATCGAGCGCGTGCGCGAATAG
- the sthA gene encoding Si-specific NAD(P)(+) transhydrogenase has protein sequence MSSPYDCDLLVVGTGPAGQRAAIAAAKLGRRVAIVDRRQSVGGVCVNTGTIPSKTLREAILYLSGYRLKSVYGQDYRVKESIGMADLTVRINYVVRNEIQIIHAQMTRNGVRVLTGEARFEEPHTILVQDYERGTIRVTSEKFVLAPGTEPARPENVHLTGEAILDSDGVLAMQNIPRTMTVLGGGIIGLEYASMFATLGTKVTLVDGRQRILEFVDTEIVDALTYHLRSHGVTFRLGEEVVYVEMIEGKPVAFLASGKRIANDTLLFSTGRQGRTEQLNLPAAGLTADDRGRLKVNEHYQTSVPHIYAAGDVIGFPALASTAMEQGRLAALHACGQPGKSMPGLYPYAIYSVPEISMVGRTEHELTAACVPFESGVAHYREISRGQILGDQTGLLKLLFHTETHELLGVHGIGEGASELIHVGQAVMAHHGKVEYFRDTVFNYPTLAECYKVAALNGLNKLI, from the coding sequence ATGAGCTCTCCGTACGATTGCGACCTGCTGGTTGTCGGCACCGGTCCTGCCGGTCAGCGCGCCGCCATCGCGGCGGCCAAGCTTGGCCGTCGCGTGGCGATCGTCGATCGCCGCCAATCGGTCGGCGGCGTTTGCGTCAACACCGGCACGATCCCCTCGAAAACGCTGCGCGAAGCGATCCTCTATCTCTCGGGCTACCGGCTCAAGAGCGTCTATGGCCAGGACTACCGCGTGAAAGAGTCGATCGGCATGGCCGATCTGACGGTCCGGATCAACTACGTGGTCCGCAACGAGATCCAAATCATCCACGCACAAATGACGCGCAACGGCGTGCGCGTGCTGACCGGCGAAGCCCGCTTCGAAGAACCGCACACGATCCTCGTCCAGGACTACGAGCGCGGCACCATCCGCGTGACGTCGGAAAAGTTCGTGCTCGCCCCCGGCACCGAACCGGCCCGACCTGAGAACGTACATCTGACGGGCGAGGCGATCCTCGACAGCGACGGCGTCCTGGCCATGCAGAACATCCCGCGGACGATGACCGTGCTCGGCGGCGGGATCATCGGGCTCGAGTACGCCAGCATGTTCGCCACGCTGGGGACGAAGGTCACGCTGGTCGACGGCCGCCAGCGAATTCTCGAGTTCGTCGACACCGAGATCGTCGACGCCCTGACGTACCATCTCCGCTCGCACGGCGTCACCTTCCGCCTTGGCGAGGAAGTCGTCTACGTCGAGATGATCGAGGGCAAGCCGGTGGCGTTTCTGGCCAGCGGCAAGCGCATCGCCAACGACACGCTGCTGTTCTCCACCGGCCGGCAAGGCCGCACCGAGCAGCTCAATCTGCCGGCCGCCGGACTCACGGCCGACGATCGCGGCCGGCTCAAGGTGAACGAGCACTACCAGACCTCCGTACCACACATCTATGCCGCCGGCGATGTGATCGGGTTTCCGGCGCTGGCCAGCACGGCCATGGAACAGGGCCGCCTCGCCGCGCTGCATGCCTGCGGGCAACCCGGAAAGTCGATGCCGGGCTTGTACCCGTACGCGATCTACTCGGTGCCCGAGATCTCGATGGTCGGCCGCACCGAGCACGAGTTGACCGCCGCTTGCGTTCCGTTCGAGTCGGGCGTGGCCCATTATCGCGAGATCAGTCGTGGCCAGATTCTGGGCGACCAGACCGGACTCTTGAAACTGCTGTTCCATACCGAGACGCACGAGCTGCTCGGTGTCCATGGGATCGGCGAAGGCGCCAGCGAGTTGATCCACGTCGGGCAGGCCGTCATGGCACATCACGGAAAGGTCGAATACTTCCGCGATACGGTGTTCAACTATCCGACGTTGGCCGAATGCTACAAGGTTGCGGCCCTCAACGGGCTGAATAAGCTGATTTGA
- the epmB gene encoding EF-P beta-lysylation protein EpmB, with product MSILANQAQSVRPHVPASQPPPWPEALRNAVRDADELCRLLQLPSAQAAEIRKAADGFPLFVTREYLARVRRGDGHDPLLRQVLPVSDELIAVPGDLQDPVGDGAALLSPGVLRKYHGRALLVTTGACAVHCRYCFRRHFPYETAPRGLAAWDRALAAIEADPACREVILSGGDPLTLVDSTLAALAERIALIPQVQRLRVHTRLPIVLPQRVTGELIAWLRSTRLTPWVVVHANHPRELDDAVAAALARLVDAGIPVLNQAVLLRGVNDELRALVELCERLTALRVVPYYLHHLDRVAGAAHFAVPIEEGRLLVAGLRERLPGYAVPQYVEERAGAEYKLALA from the coding sequence GTGAGCATTCTAGCGAACCAAGCTCAATCTGTCCGCCCCCACGTTCCGGCAAGCCAGCCGCCGCCCTGGCCCGAGGCCCTGCGCAACGCCGTGCGCGATGCCGATGAACTTTGCCGCTTGTTGCAGTTGCCGTCGGCGCAGGCGGCCGAAATCCGCAAGGCGGCCGACGGCTTTCCGCTCTTCGTGACCCGGGAATACCTGGCTCGCGTGCGCCGCGGCGACGGGCACGACCCGTTGTTGCGACAGGTCTTGCCCGTGTCGGACGAGCTCATCGCAGTTCCCGGCGACCTGCAAGACCCGGTCGGCGACGGCGCCGCACTGCTTTCACCCGGCGTGCTGCGCAAATATCACGGCCGAGCACTGCTGGTCACCACGGGGGCCTGCGCCGTGCATTGCCGGTACTGCTTTCGCCGACATTTCCCCTACGAGACAGCTCCCCGCGGTCTGGCGGCCTGGGATCGGGCGCTGGCCGCCATCGAGGCAGACCCCGCTTGTCGCGAGGTGATTCTCAGCGGCGGCGACCCGTTGACGCTGGTCGACTCGACTCTGGCCGCACTGGCCGAGCGGATCGCGTTGATCCCCCAGGTGCAACGGCTGCGCGTGCACACCCGGCTGCCAATCGTCCTGCCGCAGCGAGTCACCGGCGAATTGATTGCCTGGTTGCGGTCGACGCGGCTGACGCCTTGGGTCGTGGTCCACGCCAACCATCCGCGCGAACTCGACGACGCCGTGGCAGCCGCTCTCGCGCGCCTGGTCGACGCGGGAATTCCGGTGCTCAACCAGGCCGTCCTGCTGCGGGGAGTAAACGACGAACTCAGAGCACTGGTCGAACTGTGCGAACGGCTCACGGCCTTGCGCGTCGTGCCGTATTACCTGCACCATTTGGATCGTGTGGCCGGCGCCGCACACTTCGCCGTGCCCATCGAAGAGGGGCGCCTACTGGTGGCCGGTCTGCGCGAGCGCCTGCCGGGCTATGCGGTCCCTCAATACGTCGAAGAACGCGCAGGGGCCGAGTACAAATTGGCCCTGGCCTGA
- a CDS encoding universal stress protein has product MKVLFGVDGSTSSFAAVKRVAGWLSPANDQLAIYYAVPEVHFNAPADRANEMHSRARKALAEVVFAEAKSYLPEGLQSTAQTIVGERSPGPGLLAAADEIRADLIVIGAHGTGTGRKGLMGAVARAVVHAAHLPVLVHREAEHVPESVPLRILLACDGQGTSSEAATMLHRFTWPAQTVGKVIGVIESMFAGELPTWLEQRARSADAEAMAQVWVREHEAEKQHRQEELVKLCTSLPAPFANQTPIVAEGHAAEQILAAAAAESAGLLVLGARGVGMLGRILLGSTSERVLNHSPCSVLIVRHHHP; this is encoded by the coding sequence ATGAAAGTCCTCTTCGGTGTCGACGGATCGACCAGCAGTTTTGCCGCGGTCAAACGCGTTGCCGGCTGGCTTTCGCCTGCCAACGATCAACTCGCGATTTACTACGCCGTGCCCGAGGTGCATTTCAACGCCCCGGCTGATCGGGCCAACGAAATGCACTCCCGGGCTCGGAAGGCCTTGGCCGAGGTCGTGTTCGCCGAGGCCAAAAGCTACCTGCCCGAGGGGCTGCAATCGACGGCCCAGACGATCGTCGGCGAACGCAGCCCCGGTCCGGGGCTTTTGGCCGCTGCCGACGAAATTCGAGCCGATTTGATCGTGATCGGAGCCCACGGAACCGGCACCGGACGCAAAGGTCTGATGGGCGCCGTCGCGCGCGCCGTGGTACATGCCGCGCATCTTCCGGTGCTCGTCCATCGCGAGGCCGAGCACGTACCCGAAAGCGTACCCTTGCGCATCTTGCTGGCGTGCGACGGTCAAGGCACCAGCAGCGAAGCGGCCACCATGTTGCATCGCTTCACCTGGCCGGCCCAGACGGTCGGCAAGGTGATTGGCGTCATCGAATCGATGTTTGCCGGCGAGCTGCCGACCTGGCTCGAACAGCGCGCCCGGAGTGCCGATGCCGAAGCCATGGCGCAAGTCTGGGTTCGCGAGCACGAGGCCGAAAAACAGCATCGCCAGGAGGAACTGGTCAAGCTGTGCACGAGTTTGCCGGCGCCCTTCGCCAATCAAACACCGATCGTCGCCGAAGGGCACGCCGCCGAGCAGATTCTGGCCGCGGCGGCCGCCGAATCGGCCGGGTTGCTGGTGCTCGGCGCGCGGGGTGTCGGCATGTTGGGCCGCATTCTGCTGGGCAGCACCTCCGAACGCGTCTTGAACCATTCGCCCTGCTCGGTGTTGATCGTGCGGCACCATCACCCCTAG
- the genX gene encoding EF-P lysine aminoacylase GenX, producing MASHSSRASTDWRPTASWATLRRRAELLAELRGFFAERGFLEVETPLASADTVVDRHLDPLGLTLPDDPRRPDVGQRLWLQTSPEFAMKRLVAAGAGPIYQVAKAFRAAERGRWHNPEFTLVEWYRPGDDLAAGVSLLSELGERLLGRGPAEMLTYADAFRRHANVDPLAAPVAELADALRCAGQSWPDGLPVDEPHRDAWLDLVLDALVAPRLGLTRPAIVTHYPASQAALARVATDDPRVAERFELFAAGLELANGYHELLDADVLSERIARANAARQADGKPTLPVESRLLGAMRTGLPACAGCALGFDRLVAVAVGASSLDEVLAFPIERA from the coding sequence ATGGCCTCGCATTCCTCGCGCGCATCGACCGATTGGCGGCCGACGGCCTCTTGGGCCACGTTGCGTCGGCGAGCCGAACTGCTGGCCGAGCTGCGCGGATTTTTTGCCGAACGCGGGTTTCTCGAGGTGGAAACGCCGCTGGCCTCGGCCGACACGGTCGTCGACCGCCACCTCGACCCGCTCGGCCTGACTCTGCCCGACGATCCGCGCCGGCCCGATGTTGGCCAGCGGCTGTGGCTGCAAACCTCGCCGGAGTTCGCGATGAAGCGTCTCGTGGCGGCCGGGGCAGGGCCCATCTATCAGGTGGCGAAGGCCTTTCGCGCCGCCGAGCGAGGGCGCTGGCACAACCCCGAGTTCACGCTTGTCGAATGGTATCGCCCGGGCGACGATCTGGCCGCCGGGGTGAGCTTGTTGAGCGAACTGGGCGAACGATTGCTGGGCCGCGGCCCGGCCGAAATGCTGACCTATGCCGACGCCTTCCGTCGCCATGCGAATGTCGACCCGCTCGCCGCGCCCGTCGCTGAATTGGCGGACGCACTGCGCTGCGCGGGCCAATCCTGGCCCGACGGCTTGCCGGTCGACGAGCCGCACCGCGATGCCTGGCTCGACCTGGTGCTCGATGCCTTGGTCGCTCCGCGGCTTGGGCTGACGCGCCCGGCGATCGTGACCCACTACCCAGCCAGCCAGGCGGCGTTGGCGCGCGTGGCGACGGACGATCCGCGCGTGGCCGAGCGGTTCGAGCTGTTCGCCGCGGGCCTGGAATTGGCCAACGGCTACCACGAGCTGCTCGATGCCGACGTGCTGTCCGAGCGGATCGCCCGGGCCAATGCCGCGCGGCAAGCGGATGGCAAGCCGACGTTGCCCGTCGAGAGTCGGCTGCTGGGCGCCATGCGCACCGGCCTGCCGGCATGTGCCGGATGTGCCTTGGGCTTCGATCGGCTGGTGGCCGTGGCCGTGGGGGCTTCGTCGCTCGACGAAGTGCTCGCCTTTCCGATCGAACGGGCCTGA
- a CDS encoding Gfo/Idh/MocA family oxidoreductase: MHPVSLDRRRFLQQSATAAAGTLALPTILTRSARAEDQGSKNDRPIVGSIGMGGQGTHIAEAASHFGDIVAVCDVDRQRAEKGREKFGGKPEIYGDYRQLLDRKDIEIVTIGTPDHWHTAIALAALRAGKDVYCEKPLTLTIAEGQLLSKTVKETGRVFQVGTQQRSDWRFHLAAEMVRNGRLGKIQKVTVILPESTEAGGPFPAKPVPEYLNWEMWLGQAPLVDYVPERCHYTFRWWYEYSGGVMTDWGAHHMDICHWGLGMDDSGPLSIDGHATLPNIPGGYNTPKFFTIDMLYPNDVLVHVEIGDNGVLFEGDKGRLFVNRGKISGKPVEDLAAELGKKDVEELHDAELPGATIKLPRSNNHMGNFFDCVKSRNKPISDVWSHHRTISACHLANISMRLGRKLQWDAKAEKFVGDSEADGMLSRAQREPYTVS; this comes from the coding sequence ATGCATCCCGTCTCGCTCGACCGTCGGCGCTTCTTGCAGCAATCGGCCACCGCCGCTGCCGGCACGCTGGCCCTGCCCACGATCCTCACGCGCTCGGCTCGGGCCGAGGACCAGGGCTCGAAGAACGATCGTCCCATCGTCGGCTCGATCGGCATGGGCGGCCAGGGTACGCACATCGCCGAGGCCGCGAGCCACTTCGGCGACATCGTGGCCGTGTGCGACGTCGATCGGCAGCGCGCCGAGAAGGGCCGGGAAAAATTCGGCGGCAAGCCGGAGATTTACGGCGACTATCGTCAACTGCTCGATCGCAAAGACATCGAGATCGTGACGATCGGAACACCCGACCATTGGCACACGGCGATCGCGCTGGCGGCCCTGCGTGCCGGCAAAGACGTCTACTGCGAAAAACCGCTGACGCTGACCATCGCCGAAGGCCAACTGCTCTCCAAGACGGTCAAAGAAACGGGCCGCGTGTTCCAGGTCGGCACCCAGCAGCGCAGCGATTGGCGGTTCCACCTCGCGGCTGAGATGGTGCGCAACGGCCGCCTCGGCAAGATCCAGAAAGTCACCGTGATCCTGCCCGAATCGACCGAAGCCGGCGGCCCCTTCCCCGCGAAGCCCGTGCCCGAATATCTGAACTGGGAGATGTGGCTCGGCCAGGCGCCGCTGGTCGATTACGTGCCCGAGCGCTGCCATTACACGTTCCGCTGGTGGTACGAGTACTCCGGCGGCGTGATGACCGACTGGGGCGCACATCACATGGACATCTGCCATTGGGGCCTGGGCATGGACGATTCGGGGCCGCTGTCGATCGACGGCCACGCGACGCTGCCCAACATCCCCGGCGGCTACAACACGCCGAAATTCTTCACGATCGACATGCTGTATCCGAACGACGTTCTGGTGCACGTCGAGATCGGCGACAACGGCGTGTTGTTCGAAGGCGACAAGGGCCGACTGTTCGTCAACCGCGGCAAGATCTCTGGCAAGCCAGTCGAAGACCTGGCCGCCGAACTGGGTAAGAAGGACGTCGAGGAACTGCACGACGCGGAGTTGCCCGGCGCGACCATCAAGCTGCCGCGCAGCAACAATCACATGGGCAATTTCTTCGACTGCGTGAAGAGCCGCAATAAGCCGATCTCGGACGTCTGGAGTCATCACCGCACGATCAGCGCCTGCCACCTGGCGAACATCTCGATGCGCTTGGGCCGCAAGTTGCAATGGGACGCCAAGGCCGAGAAATTCGTCGGCGACAGCGAGGCCGACGGCATGCTCAGCCGCGCCCAGCGCGAGCCTTATACGGTCTCCTGA
- a CDS encoding metallophosphoesterase has protein sequence MVRVAWLTDLHLNFLSAEDVAAFLHDLAGRKFSALLVGGDISEGHEVAAHLRELAAAVRVPVYFVLGNHDFYFSSIAAVRETVLRLVQAAPGLVWLSHSGAIELAPSVGLVGHDGWGDARLGDYERSLVEMNDHRLIGEFAGLDKQSRWPVLKALGDQAAAHVRRVLPEAAARFPEVLLLTHVPPFEGACWYQGQISDRHWLPHFTCQALGQAILEVMRQHRRTQLTVLCGHTHSAGRYQAAENVLVLTGGAEYGRPQIERTFEFAS, from the coding sequence ATGGTTCGCGTCGCCTGGCTGACCGATCTACACCTGAACTTTCTCTCGGCGGAAGACGTCGCGGCATTTCTGCACGACCTGGCTGGCCGGAAATTCTCTGCCCTGCTGGTCGGCGGCGACATTTCCGAAGGTCACGAGGTCGCCGCGCACCTCCGTGAACTCGCCGCCGCTGTGCGCGTGCCGGTCTACTTCGTGCTCGGCAATCACGACTTCTATTTCAGCTCGATCGCGGCGGTCCGCGAGACGGTGCTGCGGTTGGTGCAGGCCGCGCCCGGGCTGGTCTGGTTGTCACATTCCGGCGCGATCGAACTGGCGCCGAGCGTGGGTCTGGTCGGCCACGACGGTTGGGGCGACGCGCGGTTGGGCGACTACGAGCGCTCGCTCGTCGAGATGAACGACCACCGGCTGATCGGCGAATTTGCCGGGCTCGACAAGCAGTCGCGCTGGCCGGTGCTCAAGGCGCTGGGCGACCAGGCGGCCGCCCACGTTCGACGGGTCTTGCCCGAGGCGGCCGCGCGGTTCCCCGAAGTGTTGTTGCTGACCCACGTACCGCCCTTCGAGGGCGCGTGCTGGTACCAGGGGCAGATCTCGGACCGGCATTGGCTCCCGCATTTCACCTGTCAGGCACTGGGCCAGGCGATCCTCGAGGTGATGCGGCAACACCGCCGCACCCAGCTCACCGTGTTGTGCGGACACACGCACAGTGCCGGCCGCTACCAGGCGGCCGAAAACGTATTGGTTCTGACCGGCGGCGCCGAGTATGGTCGCCCGCAGATCGAACGCACATTCGAGTTCGCCAGCTAG
- a CDS encoding SDR family oxidoreductase — protein sequence MPDWRDKVVVVTGGSAGLGQAIAKAFAERGARVVITARGAAALETAVAELCAAGHTVWGQPADVTREADMQALVAETLARWGRLDVLVNNAGRSARGKVLDTTPADFDNLWRVNLLGVVHGVRAAAPHLAQTSGHIVNIGSLAAKAAARYLGAYPATKFALAAYTQQLRLELGEQGIHAMLVCPGPIARHDARQTGADKLADLPASAARPGGGVKTKAIDPDWLAARIVRGCERHEPEIVVPAKARLLFTLAAVSARWGDWLVRRMT from the coding sequence ATGCCCGACTGGCGCGACAAGGTCGTCGTCGTTACCGGGGGTTCGGCAGGGCTGGGACAAGCGATCGCCAAGGCGTTCGCCGAGCGCGGCGCCCGAGTGGTGATCACCGCTCGCGGCGCCGCAGCGCTCGAGACGGCCGTGGCCGAGCTCTGCGCGGCCGGACACACCGTCTGGGGACAGCCGGCCGACGTCACGCGCGAAGCCGACATGCAGGCGCTCGTGGCCGAGACGCTGGCGCGTTGGGGACGTCTCGACGTGCTGGTCAACAACGCCGGCCGCTCGGCGCGTGGCAAGGTGCTCGACACGACGCCGGCCGATTTCGACAATCTCTGGCGCGTCAACCTGCTCGGCGTCGTGCATGGCGTTCGCGCCGCGGCACCGCATCTGGCGCAAACCTCGGGTCACATCGTCAACATCGGCTCGCTCGCTGCGAAGGCCGCGGCCCGGTACCTCGGTGCCTATCCGGCCACGAAGTTCGCCTTGGCCGCTTACACGCAGCAGCTACGGCTGGAGCTGGGCGAACAGGGCATCCACGCGATGCTCGTGTGTCCCGGACCGATCGCGCGCCACGACGCGCGGCAAACCGGTGCCGACAAGCTGGCCGACCTGCCGGCCAGCGCCGCGCGGCCCGGCGGTGGAGTAAAAACCAAGGCCATCGATCCGGACTGGCTGGCCGCGCGCATCGTGCGCGGTTGCGAACGGCATGAGCCCGAGATCGTCGTCCCGGCCAAGGCCCGGCTGCTGTTCACGCTCGCCGCGGTGAGCGCCCGGTGGGGCGATTGGCTGGTGCGCCGGATGACCTGA
- a CDS encoding VIT1/CCC1 transporter family protein codes for MPTDLSAEHTPDAIGARLAAATSHSYLRDFVFGAIDGGVTTFAVVCGVAGAQLSSGVAVILGLANLLGDGFSMAMGNYLSTKTDHEVVQHARDVERRHIELIPEGEREEVRQIFAAKGFSGDVLERIVDVITKNERQWIDTMLTDELGLRLDSPSPIRAAVATFAAFCLAGAVPLVPFAVFSAHDRAWLFTLSAIATALVFAITGMLKGYVLQQNRWRAAGETLLVGGGAALVAYLVGVALRWVGVEA; via the coding sequence ATGCCCACTGACCTGTCGGCCGAACATACGCCCGACGCGATCGGGGCGCGCCTCGCGGCGGCCACCAGCCACAGCTACCTGCGCGATTTCGTGTTCGGGGCCATCGACGGCGGCGTCACGACGTTTGCCGTCGTGTGCGGCGTGGCCGGTGCCCAACTCTCCAGCGGCGTCGCCGTCATCCTGGGGCTGGCCAACCTGTTGGGCGACGGCTTCAGCATGGCCATGGGCAACTATCTGAGCACCAAGACCGACCACGAGGTTGTTCAACATGCCCGCGACGTCGAGCGCCGGCACATCGAGTTGATTCCCGAGGGAGAGCGCGAGGAAGTACGGCAGATTTTCGCCGCCAAGGGCTTCTCGGGCGACGTGCTCGAACGGATCGTCGACGTGATCACGAAAAACGAGCGGCAATGGATCGACACGATGCTCACGGACGAACTAGGGCTACGGCTCGACTCGCCTTCGCCGATCCGCGCGGCAGTGGCGACCTTTGCGGCATTCTGCCTGGCCGGCGCCGTGCCGCTGGTGCCGTTTGCCGTGTTTTCGGCGCACGACCGCGCGTGGCTGTTCACCTTGAGCGCAATTGCCACGGCGCTGGTATTCGCGATCACCGGCATGCTCAAAGGCTACGTGCTCCAGCAGAACCGTTGGCGGGCCGCGGGCGAAACCCTGCTCGTCGGCGGCGGGGCAGCCCTGGTCGCTTACCTGGTCGGTGTCGCGCTGCGCTGGGTGGGAGTCGAAGCCTGA
- a CDS encoding redoxin domain-containing protein yields the protein MRAAEGLPAPLGQSISDFELRDVYGEPRRLTALAGERATVVVLLGTDCPLAQLYARQLVTLARQFADHGVAFVAIDPNSQDSLEDMLAFARRFEWTMPWLKDPQATMVDVLAARRVPEAFVLDAERRVRYRGRIDDQHQRQSGLNVDRAQARREDLKLAIEQLLAGQAIEMPVTEATGCLIGRPLPVAEDPSVTWSQDIAPLFARRCMSCHQPGAIGPFSFVHYDDVVGWGPMIAEVVGQGRMPPWAASPAHGQFANENRLSPAERDLIERWVAEGTPQGDPQAPAPKAPALASEWEIPPPDQVVYMAEQPFAVPAQGTIEYQYYVVDPGWQTDKWIRAAQCKPGEPAVVHHINVFTIPPEMHRTWTRDNLTNNLLQGYAPGFRATPLPEGSAFLAPAGTWLLFQMHYTAAGTPLADRSSLGLVFAAPEHVRQRVDWLLVFDDQIEIPPGAPDYQASAQWEFAEDVELLALNPHMHLRGRSFRHEMYYPDSTREVLLEIPRFDFNWQNLYELVAAKHLPAGSIARCEAVFDNSTDNPLNPDPAATVRWGDQTTDEMFIGYMLIGRPRDAGPIRAKYATPPPPVGDSLATLWPLAVGGMALVGGWIWLVRRRAAPPRHPSSLVNRS from the coding sequence GTGCGCGCGGCAGAAGGTCTGCCTGCGCCGCTCGGACAGTCGATCTCCGACTTCGAGCTGCGCGACGTCTACGGCGAGCCGCGGCGGTTGACGGCCTTGGCGGGCGAACGAGCAACCGTGGTCGTTCTGCTGGGGACCGACTGTCCCCTGGCGCAGCTTTACGCGCGCCAGCTCGTCACCTTGGCCCGGCAGTTCGCCGATCATGGTGTGGCCTTCGTGGCGATCGATCCGAACAGCCAGGACTCGCTCGAGGACATGCTGGCCTTTGCCCGGCGGTTTGAATGGACGATGCCCTGGCTCAAGGATCCGCAGGCGACGATGGTCGACGTGTTGGCGGCCCGCCGCGTGCCCGAGGCCTTTGTGCTCGACGCGGAACGTCGCGTGCGCTACCGCGGCCGGATCGACGATCAGCACCAGCGGCAAAGCGGCCTGAACGTCGATCGCGCGCAAGCGCGGCGCGAGGACCTGAAGCTGGCGATCGAGCAGCTTTTGGCCGGGCAAGCCATCGAAATGCCCGTGACCGAGGCCACCGGCTGCCTGATCGGCCGGCCTTTGCCGGTGGCCGAGGATCCTTCGGTGACCTGGTCGCAGGACATCGCGCCCTTGTTTGCGCGGCGCTGCATGTCGTGCCATCAGCCGGGCGCGATCGGCCCGTTTTCGTTTGTGCACTACGACGATGTTGTCGGCTGGGGACCGATGATCGCCGAGGTGGTCGGCCAGGGGCGCATGCCGCCTTGGGCGGCGAGCCCTGCGCATGGGCAATTCGCCAACGAAAACCGGCTCAGCCCTGCCGAACGAGACCTGATCGAACGCTGGGTGGCCGAGGGTACTCCGCAGGGCGACCCGCAGGCGCCCGCGCCGAAAGCACCGGCTTTGGCAAGCGAATGGGAAATCCCACCGCCGGACCAGGTGGTCTACATGGCCGAGCAGCCCTTTGCCGTGCCGGCGCAGGGCACGATCGAGTACCAGTACTACGTGGTCGATCCCGGCTGGCAGACCGACAAGTGGATCCGCGCGGCGCAATGCAAACCCGGCGAACCGGCCGTCGTGCATCACATCAACGTGTTCACCATTCCGCCGGAGATGCACCGGACGTGGACGCGCGACAACCTGACGAACAACCTGCTGCAAGGCTACGCGCCGGGCTTTCGCGCGACGCCTCTGCCCGAGGGCTCGGCCTTTCTCGCCCCGGCCGGAACGTGGCTGCTATTCCAAATGCACTACACGGCCGCGGGCACGCCGCTCGCCGACCGCAGCTCGCTGGGGCTCGTGTTCGCGGCGCCCGAGCACGTGCGGCAGCGCGTCGATTGGCTGTTGGTGTTCGACGACCAGATCGAGATTCCGCCGGGAGCGCCCGATTACCAGGCGTCGGCGCAATGGGAGTTTGCCGAGGACGTCGAACTGCTGGCGCTGAATCCCCACATGCACCTGCGGGGGCGGTCATTCCGGCACGAGATGTATTATCCAGACAGTACGCGCGAGGTGCTGCTCGAGATTCCGCGGTTCGATTTCAACTGGCAGAACCTGTACGAGCTGGTAGCGGCAAAACACCTGCCGGCCGGATCGATCGCGCGCTGCGAAGCGGTGTTCGACAACTCGACCGACAATCCGCTGAATCCTGACCCGGCGGCCACGGTCCGCTGGGGCGATCAGACGACCGACGAGATGTTTATCGGCTACATGCTGATCGGCCGGCCGCGCGACGCGGGGCCGATCCGCGCGAAGTATGCCACTCCGCCGCCGCCGGTCGGCGATTCGTTGGCTACACTGTGGCCGCTTGCCGTCGGTGGCATGGCGCTCGTCGGCGGCTGGATCTGGCTAGTGCGGCGCCGCGCGGCGCCGCCAAGACATCCGTCTTCCTTGGTGAACCGATCATGA